From the genome of Rhizobacter sp. AJA081-3:
CAGTTTCGCCTTCCTCTCGAACAACACTTTCCTGAAGTCGCCTCACGCATCGGCCGCCACGCCGTATGCCGTGGCGGGCATCGCCTGGGACGGCTCGGTGACCAATCGCCCCGGCGCCCGATTCGGCCCGCGCGCCATCCGCGAGGCCAGCCACATGCTGTGCGACGCGATCCATCCTCTGTTCGACACGAGCCCCGAGGGGCGGCTTGGCGACGCCGGCGACCTGCCCTTGCCCAACACCAGCCTCGCGGCGATGCGCGAGGCGATGCGCCCGCACGTGGAACGCCTCATTCGCGCACACCACATGGTCTGGCTCGGCGGCGACCACAGCATCACGCTGCCGCTGCTGCGCGCCTACCGTGAAGTGCATGGACGGCCGCTCGCGGTGATCCACTTCGACGCGCACTGCGACACCTGGGAAGATCATTTCGGCGAGCCCAGCGGCCACGGCACCTGGGTCTACGAGGCCATGCAGGAAGGCTTGGTGATCCGCGAGTGCTTCACGCAGCTGGGCATCCGCTCGGCGGGCGCGCGCGAGGCTCGCGAGTACGTGCGCGACCAGGGCGGCCTGATCTTCACGGCACGCGAGCTGCGTGGCCTGGAGAACCCGGCGCAGCTCGCGCCGGTGCTCGGCGCCATCCGCGCTCGGCTGGCGGCGCACGGCCATCCGCCGGTCTACCTGAGCCTGGACATCGACTGCCTGGACCCGGCCTTCGCGCCGGGGACCGGCACGCCCGAGCCCGGCGGCATGAGCACCAATCAGGTGCTCAGCGTGCTCGAGGAACTGGCGGATCTGCCGCTGATCGGCATGGACTGCGTCGAGGTGGCGCCGCCCTACGACCACTCCGAGCTGACGAGCCAGGCCGCGGCCCATTTCGTCTGGACCTACCTCTGCGGAAGACTGCGCGGCGCTTGACCTGTCGCAACTGCTGCGCCGCAGCAGAATCAAGAATGGGACCGAACGCAACCGGAGGTCCCATGAACTCGGCGAAAACGAACCACGCAGGCGCGGACTTCAAGGCACTCGATGCCTGCCACCAGCAGATTGCCGAGCACCTCGTTCGACTGGATGCGCTGGTGGAGCATCTCGTGAGCCAGGGCGTCGATGCGCATGCACAGGGCGAGGCACGCAGCATCGAGTCCTTCTTCACCGAGACCTCGCAACGTCATCACCTGGACGAAGAGTCCAAGGTGTTCCCGCCGTTGCTCGCCTCATCGGACGAAGCGCTCGTCGCCACCGTGCGCATGCTGCAACAGGACCACGGCTGGATCGAGGAAGACTGGCTCGCCATCG
Proteins encoded in this window:
- the speB gene encoding agmatinase, with product MSSFAFLSNNTFLKSPHASAATPYAVAGIAWDGSVTNRPGARFGPRAIREASHMLCDAIHPLFDTSPEGRLGDAGDLPLPNTSLAAMREAMRPHVERLIRAHHMVWLGGDHSITLPLLRAYREVHGRPLAVIHFDAHCDTWEDHFGEPSGHGTWVYEAMQEGLVIRECFTQLGIRSAGAREAREYVRDQGGLIFTARELRGLENPAQLAPVLGAIRARLAAHGHPPVYLSLDIDCLDPAFAPGTGTPEPGGMSTNQVLSVLEELADLPLIGMDCVEVAPPYDHSELTSQAAAHFVWTYLCGRLRGA
- a CDS encoding hemerythrin domain-containing protein, which encodes MNSAKTNHAGADFKALDACHQQIAEHLVRLDALVEHLVSQGVDAHAQGEARSIESFFTETSQRHHLDEESKVFPPLLASSDEALVATVRMLQQDHGWIEEDWLAIAPQLRAIAAGYSWYDPDELRHGIGVFLELCREHIQLEESIIYPQAKVVAAKLARRRASLPPLMFKAGAPSSS